In Lineus longissimus chromosome 7, tnLinLong1.2, whole genome shotgun sequence, a genomic segment contains:
- the LOC135491430 gene encoding cyclin-D-binding Myb-like transcription factor 1: protein MDIVCRESNPKEAGNTRESEVTVAVIVDSAIPETTKGVNMETGNNVIVEPVNSAASIPATITDIALESVTGVGDIVQVMDEVTGAAVHTIQDVGGKFETIVTGGEAGTCLIQNVTVEAVDPGDSPVIKTETEECVNMVHVVEEDGCLRSTPVPIECAVEDVDNMKVHQVAIKILNTDQELPGNEITDDACLEPSAKRFCVEAADGQTYMVAMPSHIDGEAVAAMQGTTLAELQALHDPKQNVDVTQAWFTSRDDKTALSSKGQQWKQGQWSKDEVELLQANISNYCTGHGISDPTEIIFEMSKDERKDFYRTVAKGLQRPLFSVYRRVIRMYDQKNHVGKYTQEELSKLRELRAKHGTDWATIGTAMGRSASSVKDRCRLMKETCNSGKWLPEEEHRLTSAVYEQSQARPGESVTQGISWSAVAEKVLTRSEKQCRTKWLNYLNWKEKGGSEWTRDDDFALINRLASSEATDETQIDWIDLCKGWESVRSPQWLRGKWWSMKKHVQDYQLMSFQDIVQCLKLMQDNCLRGKLTGNNPAVRLRMNRMQRMDMVHVPMLHVPVSAVQGDLCDAGASATIIPTSEEDVATSNLQYEILTQQLTPTTSGAYLITQPQNNPAISFTSSNMATDHIIVHTLPTSHTLAQDQHPVIVSSTGAIHPDSIDLHSLTQAGHMAHQEEPDLDSQVEVSGHAEIIGVNENYEAQNISGVIVEEDSRTELDPPPVVESTDLVLVSSSSPHYAQSTSSNDGDLIHLSSLSDPMLPTDSVDLITSDVEAEKGQSHDVEDS from the exons atggaTATTGTCTGCCGCGAGTCCAACCCTAAAGAAGCTGGGAACACCCGAGAATCAGAGGTGACAGTTGCAGTCATCGTAGATTCGGCAATCCCAGAAACTACCAAAGGCGTAAACATGGAAACTGGAAATAATGTCATAGTTGAGCCTGTCAACTCTGCAGCAAGTATCCCAGCGACTATCACTGATATTGCTCTCGAGTCTGTCACTGGAGTGGGCGATATTGTACAAGTTATGGACGAGGTCACCGGGGCGGCCGTTCACACCATCCAGGATGTCGGTGGGAAATTTGAGACAATCGTTACTGGTGGTGAGGCTGGTACATGTTTGATTCAGAATGTCACCGTCGAGGCTGTGGATCCAGGAGATAGCCCTGTGATAAAGACGGAAACGGAGGAATGTGTCAACATGGTGCATGTTGTCGAAGAGGACGGTTGTTTGAGGTCCACTCCAGTACCAATAGAGTGCGCTGTGGAGGACGTGGACAACATGAAGGTCCATCAGGTTGCGATAAAAATTCTTAACACTGACCAGGAACTTCCCG GCAACGAAATTACTGATGATGCCTGCCTGGAGCCTTCAGCCAAGCGTTTCTGCGTGGAGGCTGCAGATGGTCAAACATACATGGTGGCGATGCCAAGTCATATTGATGGAGAAGCCGTCGCAGCGATGCAAGGAACAACTTTGGCCGAACTTCAAGCCCTGCATGATCCAAAACAGAATGTGGATGTGACCCAGGCCTGGTTCACATCGAGAGATGATAAAACGGCTCTGTCTAGTAAAG gacaacAGTGGAAGCAAGGTCAGTGGTCCAAAGATGAAGTGGAGTTGCTTCAAGCCAATATTTCTAATTATTGCACG GGCCATGGAATAAGCGACCCAACAGAAATCATCTTCGAGATGTCCAAAGACGAGAGAAAGGACTTCTATCGCACTGTTGCGAAGGGTTTGCAACGCCCTCTATTCTCTGTTTATCGACGGGTGATTCGTATGTACGATCAAAAGAATCATGTTGGCAAATATACACAGGAGGAGTTGAGTAAGCTGAGGGA GTTGAGGGCAAAGCATGGTACGGATTGGGCCACGATTGGTACAGCGATGGGCCGCAGTGCTTCTTCAGTCAAAGATAGGTGTCGCCTCATGAAGGAGACGTGCAACTCCGGGAAGTGGCTGCCGGAGGAGGAACACCGCCTGACGTCTGCTGTTTACGAACAGAGCCAGGCAAGGCCAG GCGAAAGTGTGACGCAGGGTATATCTTGGTCGGCCGTGGCCGAGAAGGTCCTGACACGGTCTGAGAAACAGTGCCGCACAAAGTGGCTCAATTACCTCAACTGGAAAGAGAAAGGTGGTTCTGAATGGACGCGCGATGATGATTTCGCACTCATAAATAG ACTGGCAAGTTCTGAAGCGACTGATGAAACTCAGATTGATTGGATTGACCTCTGTAAAGGATGGGAAAG CGTTCGATCCCCGCAGTGGCTTCGAGGGAAGTGGTGGTCAATGAAGAAGCATGTTCAAGACTACCAACTCATGTCGTTTCAAG atatTGTCCAATGTTTGAAGTTGATGCAGGATAACTGTCTGCGTGGAAAATTGACTGGTAACAACCCAGCTGTTCGCCTCCGTATGAACAGGATGCAGAGGATGGACATGGTGCATGTCCCGATGCTTCATGTCCCAGTTAGTGCAGTACAGGGGG ATCTTTGTGATGCTGGAGCTTCTGCAACAATCATCCCGACCTCCGAGGAAGATGTCGCCACTAGTAACCTCCAGTATGAGATTCTGACCCAGCAACTCACGCCAACGACCTCCGGAGCTTACCTCATTACGCAACCCCAGAATAACCCGGCCATCTCGTTTACATCGTCCAATATGGCAACAGATCATATCATTGTCCATACACTGCCTACCAGCCACACT CTGGCCCAAGATCAGCATCCAGTGATAGTCAGCAGCACTGGCGCGATCCATCCCGATAGCATCGACCTCCACTCGCTAACTCAGGCTGGTCACATGGCCCACCAAGAAGAACCAGACCTGGACAGTCAGGTGGAGGTGTCTGGTCACGCAGAGATCATCGGTGTCAATGAGAACTATGAAGCACAG AATATCAGTGGTGTCATCGTTGAGGAGGACAGTCGAACAGAGTTGGATCCTCCACCAGTTGTTGAGTCGACCGATCTCGTCCTTGTGTCGTCGTCATCGCCGCACTATGCCCAGTCGACCAGTAGTAACGATGGTGATCTCATCCATCTGTCCTCGCTATCTGATCCGATGTTACCAACCGATAGTGTCGACCTGATCACGTCTGACGTTGAGGCAGAAAAAGGTCAATCTCACGATGTTGAGGACTCCTAG